In the Fusobacterium simiae genome, CTAATGAACCATTTTTTACAATCTTATCAACTTGTACTATAACTTTTCCACCACAATTATGGACTGCTTGTGAGATAGACAATACTTCAGTAGAAACATATTCATTTTCCATAGAAATATTTCCTCTTTCATCTGCATAACTTCCTTTTATTAAAGCAATATCAAATTTCATTCCCTTAAAATACAGATATTCTTCACCGTTGATTTTTATTAGAGAAACTATATCGTCTTTAGTAACTTGGTTTAATTTACATCCTTCTATACGAGGATCTGCAAATGTTTTTAATCCGACTTTACTTATAACTCCTGGTTTGTTAGCTGCTACATCTCTTAACATCTGACATAAAACTCCTTGTGGAATATTATATGCTTCTATTTTATTATTTACAATTAATTCTCCAAGTTTAGGTGCTTTATTGTAATGACCTGCTATAACTTTTTTTAAAAGTTTCTCATGACCAAATCTACTGACACATCTTTCATCACCAGCCCCTTGACCTGCTACATAAAAAAGTGTTAAATTTTTAGGAGAACCTGTTTTTAAAAATCTTTCTTCTAAAGCTACTTCTAATCCCTCAGGATTTGCACATTCAACAAATCCACTTGTCACTATCGTATCTGAGTCTTTAATAATGTTAACAGCTTCTTCTTTTGTTACAAATTCTGGTATCATAATAATCGCCTCCTTAATTTATTACATCTAACTTTAGGATAAACCTTATTTTAAAAAAATACTATTGAATTTATTTGACTTTAGTTGCTTAAACTTAATATTTTTATTTCATATTATTTCCTAAAAAAATATGTTATAATACTAAAATGAGGTGAAATTATGAAAAAAATATTAGCAGTAATAAGTTTATTATTTTTAATGGTGGCATGTTCTTCAACAGAAGAAGTAAAAAATAGTAACAATAAAGGGAGTAAAGTTTCAAGAAGTCAAACAACAGTAAGAAATATTGGAAAATTTCAAGTTGATTCAAGTTCTTATGTTGCAACTGGGAAAAATGAAAGAATTCAATTTATTGTTGTTCATTATACAGCAACAGATAATTTAGGTTCTATTAAAGAGTTAACTTCAAGTAGAGTAAGTTCTCATTTTTTAGTTTTAGATGAAGATGACAATAAAATATATAGTTTAGTCCCACTTGAACAAAGAGCTTGGCATGCAGGGGCAAGTGCATTTAGAGGAAGAACAAATATTAACGATACTTCTGTTGGAATTGAAATAGTTAGTGATGGTATAGCAAGAGAGTACAGAGGAGATCCTAACACATATCACCCTTATGACCATTATGTTGACTATAAGCCAATACAAATAGAAAAGGTAGCTCAAATTATTAAATATGTTGCAGATAAATATAATATTCCTGCAAGAAATATAGTTGCTCATTCTGATATTGCACCAAGCAGAAAAAAAGACCCAGGAGCAAAGTTTCCTTGGCAAATGTTATATGAAAAATATAATTTAGGAACTTGGTATGATGAAGCTGATAAACAAGAGTTTATGGATGAAGAAAAATTTAATTCCACTTCAATTAGAGAAATGAAAGATGAATTAAGAAAATATGGTTATGAAATAAATAGATTTGATGAATGGGATAAAGAAAGTAAAGATGTAGTGTATGCTTTTCAATTGCACTTTAACCCTAAAAATCTAACAGGAGAAATGGATTTAGAAACTTTTGCAATTTTAAAAGCATTAAATAAAAAATATCCTGATTAAAAAGGTGATTTCTATGACAGAAAAAGAAATTGAGTTATCTATGGATAAGGCTTTGAAAAAACTTCCTTTTGAAATAAAAAAAATAAAATTTGTATTAACAGTGATAAAATTTTTTAAAAGGAAATAAAAAATATGATTAATTATAGAGCTATTG is a window encoding:
- a CDS encoding N-acetylmuramoyl-L-alanine amidase translates to MKKILAVISLLFLMVACSSTEEVKNSNNKGSKVSRSQTTVRNIGKFQVDSSSYVATGKNERIQFIVVHYTATDNLGSIKELTSSRVSSHFLVLDEDDNKIYSLVPLEQRAWHAGASAFRGRTNINDTSVGIEIVSDGIAREYRGDPNTYHPYDHYVDYKPIQIEKVAQIIKYVADKYNIPARNIVAHSDIAPSRKKDPGAKFPWQMLYEKYNLGTWYDEADKQEFMDEEKFNSTSIREMKDELRKYGYEINRFDEWDKESKDVVYAFQLHFNPKNLTGEMDLETFAILKALNKKYPD